A window of the Hypomesus transpacificus isolate Combined female chromosome 22, fHypTra1, whole genome shotgun sequence genome harbors these coding sequences:
- the LOC124484642 gene encoding protein SPT2 homolog — MRDPCRVCGVRMAGSQCRWIFSSTGSRKLQVVLSHVLGREVARDGRSEFLCGKCVFQLEKVVQLDVEMGRLLEEHGAQLQKLQAQKDHLAQCIAHVYTRNNPAGERGGGDGGGQSRIALRRSSGGGSPEEGQGLAGGQHTLERQQQREAGWLSGGRVRRCASLDILGGTGEAHGRSTPRKHSGFGAGTPSEPPVKNPGFRSAKLRSKSMYLDLVQRKVTRSTSLQSLNPDLAPDPPAGAPASSDPPARRQQRKSKVWRLEEKAPSSETPTRPPPGGPSPGKLPKPRPGPPPPSQPSVTAELLHLLRSIPRRPVKAPPESRLPQLRRLTAGAAPPSGRLTPGPGARRRHREAEWKSLHDLTEEFNDDYAPLKAEVAVRCTRRTKIFRRIEVAVD; from the coding sequence ATGAGGGACCCGTGTCGGGTGTGTGGCGTGCGCATGGCGGGCAGCCAGTGTCGCTGGATCTTCAGCTCCACCGGGAGCAGGAAGCTGCAAGTGGTCCTGTCCCACGTGCTGGGCCGGGAGGTGGCCCGCGACGGGCGCAGCGAGTTCCTGTGCGGGAAGTGCGTGTTCCAGCTGGAGAAGGTGGTCCAGCTGGACGTGGAGATGGGCCGGCTCCTGGAGGAGCACGGGGCCCAGCTGCAGAAGCTGCAGGCCCAGAAGGACCACCTGGCCCAGTGCATCGCCCACGTCTACACCCGCAACAACCCggccggggagaggggaggcggGGACGGCGGCGGCCAAAGCAGGATCGCCCTCCGGAGGTCCTCTGGAGGGGGTAGCCCCGAGGAGGGCCAAGGCCTGGCAGGAGGGCAGCACACCTTGGagaggcagcagcagagagaggcagggtggctGTCCGGGGGCCGCGTGAGGAGGTGTGCGAGTCTGGACATCCTGGGCGGGACCGGGGAGGCCCACGGGCGCTCGACCCCCAGGAAGCACTCCGGATTTGGGGCGGGGACACCAAGCGAACCCCCTGTGAAGAACCCTGGTTTCCGGTCGGCAAAGCTCCGCTCCAAGAGCATGTACCTGGACCTGGTCCAGCGGAAGGTCACCCGCTCCACCTCTCTGCAGTCCCTGAACCCAGACCTCGCCCCTGACCCCCCCGCGGGGGCCCCCGCCTCCTCCGACCCCCCAGCTCGGAGACAACAGCGTAAGTCAAAGGTGTGGAGACTCGAAGAGAAGGCCCCCTCCTCCGAGACGCCCACCAGACCTCCGCCGGGAGGACCTTCCCCGGGGAAGCTTCCCAAGCCCCGCCCGGGCCCGCCGCCCCCGTCCCAGCCCTCGGTGACGGCCGAGCTGCTCCACCTCCTGCGCTCCATCCCCAGGCGCCCGGTCAAGGCGCCCCCAGAGAGCCGGCTCCCCCAGCTCCGGAGGCTCACGGCGGGGGCTGCCCCACCCAGCGGCCGCCTCACCCCGGGGCCTGGGGCCAGACGCAGGCACAGGGAGGCCGAGTGGAAGTCCCTCCACGACCTCACCGAGGAGTTCAACGACGACTACGCCCCTCTCAAGGCAGAGGTAGCCGTGCGCTGCACGCGTCGGACCAAGATCTTCCGTAGAATAGAGGTCGCGGTGGATTAA